The genome window TTACCACTATCCTGACGTTAGCAGAGAAGAAAAAATGGAAAATATCAGGAACTACTTCAGTTATTTTCTTCTTCCGGAATCTATTCTGGAGGAGCGCCCTGCGGTACAAAGGCAGCAGACATCAAAACTGGTCATCATCATCAGAGCACTTTTGACTTCCCCTGAATTTCTGGTGTTGGATATGCCTTTCACCGATCTTGAATTAAAAAGCAAGAAGCGCCTGCTTCGAAAACTGGCTGAATTGAAAAAGGGAGGAAACATCACCCAGTTATACTATTCAAATAGTGATATTCTGTATGATGAATGTGATCTTTGTTACGTTTTTGAAAACGGCAAAATTATTGAAACAGGTGCGTGGGATGAACTGATTTTGTCAGATAACCCTCAGACACAAAAAATTATTAAAGACTATTTTGAGATAGAACTCGATGAAGCTGAGATATAAATACCCGCAAAGAACGGTAAAGATTTTTATCAGTGTGGCTTTGCTCATGCTGCTTTCAGGCTTGATGTTTATTATTATTCAGACCAAACTCTTTGAAACTAAAGTTGTTTTCAAAGCAAAGTTTGCAGACGCGAACGGTCTCTCCTCTACATCTCCGGTGAACTTTAAGGGATTCAAAATTGGCAATATCCGTAATTTTGAGCTCTCAAAGGATAATTATGTAATTGCGGAGTTCGAGGTTTTTGCTGAATACGCAGATAAGATCGTAGTAAATTCAGCTCTATATAAAGGAGTTAATCCTGTTACCAATACCTCTTTGATTGAATTTCTTCAGGGGGATGAAACCAGCATTCCGCTCTCACCCGGGAGCCTGATACCGGCTATTGACGTTCCTGAAGGCAGAATGCTCCTTGCTGAAAACAAAGTGACCAAATCAGGTGATCTGATTACCTCACTCCTCCTGAATTTGCAGGAATTTACGGATGCACTGAACTCCGATAACAATCCTGATAAGGGAGCAATTTTCCGGGCGATTGTGAATCTTGCTGATGCATCAGAAGACCTGAAGGTGATAGCGGGGGAGATGAATTCATTTACCGCGGCACTTAAAAAGGATGGTAATACCGGAGACGGTGCAATTTTCCGCGCCATAAATAATGTCGCTGATCTTACTCAGGAAGTAAAAGAGATAAGTGATGTTCTGAAAAGTTCAGTTTATAAGATTGATACATTGCTTGCCCAATACCAGAATCCTGACGGACTTGCGCAAAGAATGATTGACCCGACCGGAGAGCAGATATTCAAACCGGTTTCACAAAGTCTGAATGAGGTTAATAAACTGCTGCCAGAAGTTGAACATTTCCTCAAATTTATGAATTCCCAGACGGCAGATATTACGTATATGCTTGAAGACCTGAAAACAGTTCTGAAACAGGTACAGGTTACCTTCGAAACGGTGAATAATAGTCCGCTGATTAATCAGCCCGGGGAGGATTATATAAGAAACTTTAATTCATCTCACATCCGTTCAAAGAGTCTGCCAAAATGAAAAAGCAATATTTATACCTGACGCTTTTTATTGTTTTTCTGTTCGCCGGATGTGGTGGCAGTAATGTATCCGATTTGCGTAGTCTGCAAAACATTAAACGGGGGAATGAATATATCGGAGTTGCAGACCGGCAATTCAATGAGAATAATCTGGAAAGCGCGCTGAGGAATTTCGAAAATGCGCTTAAGGAGTTCAGTCTTATTGACTACTCTGACGGAAAAGCACGTGCCCTTAAAGGATCAGCAAGGGTTTATATTGCGCTTGGCAAACGTGATGAAGCTTCAATTCTCCTGAGCCGTCTTCAGGCAATGAAAAGTATTCTTTCCGGTGAATTGAAGTTTATGGTAACACTGGCCTTCACCGAGTATTACCGGGCATTCGGCATTTCTGATTCGCTGACCATGGTAACAGCTGAATGGAATAATTTCACTGATCCCGCTGAAAAAATGCAGCTTCTTGCGTATCATCTCATTGTAACTTCAGAGAAAGCAAGTGTTCAGAGCAGTGATCTGAATACTGCAAAAAAGCTTTTTAGCAGTTATTATGTTGAGGACCCGCTAGATCTTGAGATTGATATTCAGGCAATGTCACTGATTGCTTATGCGGCAGCGTTTGCAGAGTTTAACATGGGGAATCTGGATGAATCGGAAAAATACTTTCAGTATTCACTTCAGTATGATAAAGCTGCAGGCAACTATATGCAGATTGCTGACAACCTGTATTATCTGGGGATTATTGCTGAAAGACAAATGAAGTATGGAAATTCGGCAGACTACTTTAACAGAGCTTATGAAATTTATCTTCTTCTGAATGAAAAGGAAAAGGCTGGATTAAGCAATGCTCATTATCTTTTACAGAAGTACAGGATTAGTTCAGAAAAATCTTTACTGAAATCCGAACTTGAGAGAATAGCTGATTCTACACAGGATAAAGAACTGCAGAATAAAATAAAAGCTATTCTGAAATAATATACCCTATGCCGGTTCCTCTATGCAGGAATCTGCTTGGTATAGTGCTTCACTTTTTCGATGAATTCCTGGCTGTCTATTGGCTTTGCTATATAGTCGCTTGCACCTGCTTCAAGACATTTTTCTCTGTCTCCCTTCATTGCAAAAGCAGTCAGAGCAATAATCGGAGTATCTTTATACTCGGGAAGCTGCCTGATTCTTTCCGTTGCTTCAAATCCATTCATTACCGGCATCTGCATATCCATCAGGATCAGGTCAAATATCTGTGTTTTTGCAAGTTCAAGGGCCTCGGCACCGTTCTCAACAACTGAAATGGAATTAAAATTATTCTTTTTTAGAAGACGAGTTACTATGATCTGAGAATGTTTGTAATCTTCCACAAGAAGGATTTTCGGTTCAGTGGCAGGCTGTGCAGCTAATGCCTCCGGAGGTGTCGGCTCATCGTACCGGTTAATCATATTGTTGATCGTATCGGCAAGATCCTCAATTTTTGTTGAGCGTTTTGAAAGCAGATCAGCAAATAATCCGTCAATCTTCTTCAGGTCTTCAGCAAAATTCTCTTTGCCGGTATATATAACGATGGGGAGGTTGGCAAAGCGGGGATTTGATTTTATCAGCTTTATCAGCTCGAAACCATTAACCTCGGGCATATCCAGATCAACGATAGCCAGATCAAGATGCATATTCTTAATCCGGTCCATAACCTTCGCGGAGTAGGGTTCTGCGATTGCGTTATATCCGACTGATTCAATAGCACCCTTGATTAAGTTAAGTGTGGGCAGGTCATCATCAACACATAAGATATTTGAATCCCGCTTGAGTTTATAGCTGGTGAGCACCTCAACCAGGTCTTTATATTTAATCGGTTTTACAAAATACTCAACCGCACCCATCAAGAATGCTTTCTGCTGTTCTGCCTCAACCGAGCATACAATTACGGGAACATTCTTCGTGTTTTCTGATTCTCTGATCTTTTTCAGAAGTTCAAGCCCGTTTACATCGGGGAGCACAATATCCATGATAACAGCAAGGAATTTTTCATGCTTTATCATCTGAAGCGCTTTTTCTCCCGAGTTAACAATAGTCGGGTCATATCCCCATTTGTTAAGGTAGTTGCTCAGCAGTTTTGATGTTGCATAATCATCTTCAATAACCAGCACTTTGCTTTTCCCGACAGGTTTTGGAAGTGCACTTAATTTTTCTTCAAGGGAAGAACCGGCTGGTTCCATCAGAACTGAAAACTGAAGTACAAGTCCTTTGGAGGAGGTTGTCCCGATATCAAGTTGTCCGCCAAGAAGATCAATAAGCTTTTTTGCAAGGATAATGCTGAGTGCTGAGACAGGTCCCGTTTTGGTTATATTGTTTTCAAGGAAAAACAGCGGACGGGTGAAATTCACAGTTGAATGTACCGGAACGATATCACCGGTATTCAGTATTCTGAAATTAAGCCGGTTCCTGCCTTCGGAACTGATCGAAATGAGAATCTTGCCTTTAATGGTAAGAGTTTTAAACAGGTTTATAAACGTCTGCAGAACTGATTTAAGTTTCTGGGCATCGGCTTTTCCGGAATTTATGGACAGATTCTCCGTGGTAATCTCGAGTGATATATCGCGGGAATCCGATTTATCCGCCAGGGGCTGTTTGAGTTCTTCCAGGAGTGAATCTATCTGGAATGTTGACGTATTATTGAGCAGCAGGCCCGACTCGATTTTGGATATATCAACAATCTCATTAAGCAGATAGGATAATTTCTGGGCGCTTTCCTTTATATTAATGATATACTCGTTTTGCGATGGGGTAAGCTTTTCTTCACCCAGGAGGGAAAGGAATCCGATAATGCTGTTAACAGGAGTCCTGATTTCGCTTGATAAATTACTGATTACGCGATTCAAATCCTCATCATGATCATTGCCGCTTACGGTGAAATAATATAAAACCTCTTCCGAAAGAAGTTTGATGCTGTCAAGTTTTTCTTTTTCAGCTTTCTGATAAGGGGATTTCTGAGAAAGTTTAAGAAGGTACCTCTGGTGGTCCGGAGCGGCGATCTGAAGAGTGATGTCGCTGCTATTTCCTTCACTGATTTTTATTTCACAAACGTGATCGGGGGTATAATCTGTCTGTTCACCGAAATTTTTAGCGCTTTTACATGAAGTACAGTTATAACTGTTGGCATGTGCAAATTTCTTAGTTGCGTTCCGTGACTTTCCGCTGAGTATAAAGGTATCAAATTTCAGGGAAAAGAGAATAGCGGAACTATACCCGAATTCCTCACAAATGAAATCGCAGTAGTGATCAGGAAAATCAGCCGGAGTGCTTCTCAGGTTCTTTAATAATTTTCCTATAATGCCTGCAGCCTGGAAATTTCCGCTCATCCTGTAAACCAAGTCCAATAAATAAAAGTCATTTAAACTCAAATATATTAAATATCCGGTACTCTTTAAATAATGAATATAAATCATATGCTAATAATAATAGCAGGTTTTAGCCGGCAGGGGGAGGGGAGGCTGTGTGACTTCCCGCTGAATCAATAAGGGCGTTGGTTTGAGACCGGATTTCTGCCGTACAATGGTGTCAAACCTCACCCGGAGGAATGGGTCTTCCGGGTATGCCCGGCCGGGTAAAATCTGAAAATTTTGCTTGGATTATTAGGGGATGATTACTATTTTGCCATAACTTAATTAAACAGGTAATGAAAAAAGCGTTTCTCCTTGGGTTTTTGCTTAGTGCTACCCTGATTTCAGGTGCATTTATCGAGTTTTTTCAGGCAAAAAGTGAAAATAGTGCCGTAAAACTCGAGTGGAAGACTAATACCGAGTCCTCCCTGAAAGAGTTCGTGGTTGAACGCAAAACCGTGAATGGCAATTTTATTGTCATCGGTAAAGTTGCTGCCCGTGGGGATAATTCATACTACACCTTCATTGATGAGGCAGCGTTCAAGTCAAATGATTATGTTTTCGTTTACCGGTTAAAATTGGTTGATACTGACTCGCAGCACTCTTATTCAAAGGAGATTTCTGTCTCTCATTCCTTGTCCGATGTTAAACGAACCTGGGGCAGTATAAAGGCGATGTTCAGGTAATCGGGAAAATTCGTGATTCTCAGGTTCCCATTTGCCCCCTCTCAGCCATAAGTTTTACCTCGCTTCAAATTCCCCCAGAAGATTAGAACTCCTTCAGCTCATTTCCATTCATCCTATTGTCATCAGTCCTGATTTTGATGAGATTTTTTCAGGTGATGTACCTCCCTCTGAATTAGCCATTAGACTTGCATCCGGAAAACTAAATAGCGTCAAGGAAAAAGTTCCTGAAGGACTAGTACTTTCCGCGGATACCCTGGTGATCTTTGAGAATCAGATTTTAGGCAAACCGGCTAATCATAATGAAGCGGAAGAGATGCTTCGTCTCCTCAGCGGGAACTGGCATTCCGTAATCACAGGGTTTTCCCTCCTGAATAAGGGAAACGGTAGAATAATTAACCGAGCTTCCCACACCCGTGTCCATTTCCGTCATCTTGCTGAATATGAGATTGCTGAATACATTGAATCCGGCAGTCCGTTTGACAAAGCGGGGGGATATGGAATTCAGGACTCTTTCGGGGCGATTTTCGTTGATGAAATTGCCGGTGATTTTTATAATGTGGTAGGTCTCCCGCTGGCTGAGGTCTATAAGGCGATAAAGGAGATTACCGTTGATTGAAAAGACCAAAAAAAGAATTCTAATCTCTCTGGTACTTGCCGGTATCATCTATCTGGGTTTTACGATTTACGGAGATTTCGACCGCCTGACGGATGCATTTTCTGTCTTCCCCTGGTATATATATCCGCTTCTTCTGCTTCTTTCCTCAATAAATTATATTTTCCGGTTTATTAAGTGGGATTATTACCTGAGGATTGTCGGAGTTACTATTTCAAAAGGGGATTCATTCGGAATTTTTATGTCTGGTCTGATCATGAGCATCACTCCAGGTAAGTTTGGTGAGGTACTGAAGGCCTACCTGGTCAAGCAGGTAGACGGAACCCCGATCAGCAAAACCACCCCGATAATTTTTGTTGAGCGAATTACCGATTTTCTGAGCCTGATACTGATCACGCTTTTGGGAGCGTTTCTCTTTGATTACGGCCGGGGGATTATAAGTGCTGTCGGGCTCTTTTTCGTGATTGTAATTGTGTTGATCTCACACAGAGGATGGGCAGTTTCCGTGCTCAATCAGCTTCATAAAATCCGTTTTATCCAGAAACTATCTGACCCGATCCAGAATGCCTATGAAAGCTCTTATCAGCTGCTCAGGCCGGGTCCGCTCTTTTATATGACTGCGGTCAGTCTGTTTTCCTGGATATTTGAATGCTTGGGTTATTATATAATTCTGATTAATTTTAACTTAGATATTTCAATTATTTGGGCTTCATTTGCCTATGGATTCGCAACAATTGTCGGAGCGATAACTATGATGCCCGGGGGTTTAGGAGTAACAGAAGGCTCTCTCACATTCCTTGCAATGGGAGTTGGTGCAAGCAGGGAAGTGGCAGTGGCAGCAACATTTATAATCAGAGCAGTCACACTCTGGTTTGCAGTGCTGGTTGGCGTGATTGCAGTGTCAGTTTACCAGCGAAAGATTGGAAATGAAATTGATTAATTATTTTACTTATTATATTACCGAAATAGCGGAGTAAACACATGTCCTATAAGCATATCAAAATACCCTCACAAGGCAATCCTATAACTTTCAGCAACGGAAAAATTAACGTCCCTGACAAACCTATCGTAATGTTCATTGAAGGAGACGGAACCGGTGCCGATATCTGGGGTGCCTCAAAAGCAGTTTTTGACGCTGCCGTTCAGAAAGCCTATGGCGGCAAAAAAGAAGTAGCTTGGATGGAGATTTACGCAGGTGAAAAATCACTAAGTGTCTATGGTGAAAACCAGTGGCTTCCGGATGAAACTATTGATGCCATAAAAGAATACAAAGTTGCCATCAAAGGACCTCTCACCACTCCAGTTGGCGGCGGTATCAGAAGTCTTAATGTCTCATTGCGCCAGATTCTGGACCTTTATGCTTGCGTCAGACCAGTAAAATACTACACAGGCGTTCCCAGTCCGATGAAGCACCCCGAACTGCTTGATATCGTGATTTTCCGTGAAAACACTGAAGATGTTTATGCAGGTATCGAATTTAAGGACGGCACACCTGAGGCTAATGACATAATTGACTATATTAATACCAAATTCAAGAAGAACATCCGTCCCAATTCAGGAATCGGAATAAAGCCAATGAGTGAGTTCGGCTCGGCACGATTGGTAAAAAAGGCAATAGAATACGCAATTACCAATAATAAGAAAAGCGTAACCCTGGTTCACAAGGGAAATATCATGAAATTTACCGAAGGATCCTTCAAAGAGTGGGGTTATAAGGTAGCAGCGCAGGAATTTGGTGATAAAACCATAACGGAAGATGAAGTCTTTAAGAACCATAATGGCATAGTTCCTGATGGTAAAATCATGATAAAAGACAGAATCGCTGACAGTATGTTCCAGCAGCTCCTTCTCAGACCTGCTGAATATGATGTTCTGGCAACCCCAAATCTGAACGGTGATTACCTGAGTGATGCTGCGGCTGCTCAGGTTGGTGGTCTTGGAATTGCCCCTGGTGCAAACATCAGCTATGAAGTGGCAATTTTTGAGGCAACTCACGGTACTGCACCAAAATATGCAGGACTCAACAAAATAAACCCTGGTTCAGTAATTCTCTCAGGTGTCATGATGTTTGAGTTTATGGGCTGGAATGAAGTTTCCAGAAGCATTGAAAGTGCCATTCAGAAGACTATTGCGTCTAAAACCGTAACCTACGACTTTGCCCGCCTGATGGAGGGTGCAACTGAGGTAGGTACAAGAGAATTTGCTCAGGCAATAATTAAAAACTTATAAAAGCGGAGTCTATCATGTCCAAAGAAAGTAATCTTAGTAAAGGTCTGCTTATCGGATTTCTCACCGGTGCGGTAGTCGGCGGAGCGGTTGCTCTGCTCTATGCACCTAAAAGCGGCAAAGAGCTCAGAAATGACCTTTCCGGGAAAGCCGATGATTTACTCGATGAAGCAGAAAAAATGTTTAATGAGGGCAAAACCAGAAGTGAAAAGCTAGTTACCGATGCAAAGGTTAAAGCTGACGAATTGCTGGTCGAAGCTAAAAAAGTTCTCGATGACGCCCGTGTAAAAGCATCTGAAGTTTATGCTCAAGGCAAAGAGAAAATCTCTGCTGAAAGCGGCAGAATAAAAGATGCTGTGAAAGCAGGCGTTGACAATTATAAAGAAAACAGGAACTCCTGATCAGCGTTATGGAATCATTCATCTCGCTGGCTCAGATTCTGCTTCTTCTTTCGGCATCCGCACTGTGTATAGCGTTGATCGTATATATGGGAAGGATTACCAGAAAAATCGAAGAGATGCAGGCTGACATCAAAAAAATATCCGAGCAAGTGAGTCCCTTGGTGGACTCACTTCAGCTCATAAGCCGTTCAGTAGCTGAACTCACCGATAAACTGAATAAACAGGTGAGTGAGGTTGAATGGATTGTTTCTGAGGTTAAAGATAAAATTCAAAGCGTTAAAACTTTCACATCAGCCCTCAGAACAGGAATTGATGACAGAGTGAAATCACTTGTCAGCACTCTTGGATTCGTAAGAGACAAGATGCAGCACCTGTTTAAGAAATCATAACTTTACATCATCATCCAATGAAATAAGGAGACCCACTGTGAAGGAATACCTTCCCGAATCCATGCGAAATCTTTGTTTCATCGGTCATGGCAGCAGCGGAAAGACCTCTCTCGCTGAAGTCTGCTTATATACCGCCGGTGAAACAACAAGAATCGGAACCATTGCTGAGGGCAATACACAATCCGATTATACTTCTAACGAAATAGAAAAACAATTCTCCATCTCCCTTTCTCTTCTTCACTTTGACTGGAAAAACTGCAAAATTAACTGGATTGACACTCCCGGTTATACTGATTTTATAGGCGAAGTAAAATGCGCCATGAAAGTAGCTGATACGGCTGTAATGGTGCTCAAAGCATTCGAAGGAGTTGAAGTTGGTTCGGAAATAACCGGCCACTTTGTAAATGAGTTTAAAATGCCGTCCGCAATTGTCATCAATAAATGCGATAACGAAAAGGCACGGTTTGATGAAGTGGTTGCCATGGCAAAAGAGCGCCTCACAAACGGTGCAATGGTCGTTACGTTCCCGGCAAATCCGGGTCCGGCTTTTGATACCGTAATTGATGTAATCAGTATGAAGGCGTATACCTACGGTGCTGCAGGTACTAAAAAAGTTACAGTTGGTGAAATACCTGGTGATCTTAAAGCGCGTGCTGAAGAATACCGCACACTTCTGATTGAAAAAGTTGCTGAGCTTAATGAAGAGTTCATGAATGAGTATTTTGAAACAGGAAATCTCAGCGACGAAGATCTTAAAACCGGCATGACAGAATCAATCTTAAAGAGAAGTTTAACACCGGTATTTGCCACAAGTGCTACAACCACGGCAGGAGTAAATAATTTCCTCGATTTTATTGAAGCGTATTTTCCGAATCCTCTTCAGATGCCGCCGGTTACAGGTAAACTGAAGGATAAGGATGAGCTTATTGTTGTGAAACCTGATCCTAAGGCTGAACCGGTAATCTTTGTATTTAAGACACTTGCTGAACAGCATGTTGGTGAACTTTCACTCTTCAGAGTATTTTCAGGAGAAGTTCACCCCGGTATGGATATGGTGAATGAAGCAAACGGAAAAATTGAACGGCTCAATCAGCTCTCAATCCTCAACGGAAGAAACCGAAGGGATGTACAGTCCCTGGTTGCCGGTGATATGGGTGCTGTTGTTAAATTGAAGGATACACATACCAATAATACACTGGCATCTAAAAATCTTCCCGTTATTCTTGATGAAATTGTGTTCCCGGAGCCTATTATCCGCGGCGCAATTCAGCCCAAAGCCAAGGGTGATGAAGATAAGATTGCAACCGGTCTTCATACGCTAAGTGAGGAGGATCCATCATTCAGTGTTAAATATGATCCTGAGATAGCTCAGACCATTATCAGCGGTCAGGGTGAACTTCAGCTTGCGTTGGCTGTTAAACGGCTTAAAGAAAGATATAAAGTTGAAGTTGATCTGATTGAACCAAGAATTCCTTACCGC of Ignavibacteriales bacterium contains these proteins:
- a CDS encoding ATP-binding cassette domain-containing protein, translating into MSLVSLESVHYISDRYEVKDLSMQFEKGKLYGFLAPPDEPVNELLKLISGIVQPDEGAVRFNNTDMNLGTLYNLREIRKKISYIFERGSLLANLSILENLLLPYDYHYPDVSREEKMENIRNYFSYFLLPESILEERPAVQRQQTSKLVIIIRALLTSPEFLVLDMPFTDLELKSKKRLLRKLAELKKGGNITQLYYSNSDILYDECDLCYVFENGKIIETGAWDELILSDNPQTQKIIKDYFEIELDEAEI
- a CDS encoding MCE family protein, with the translated sequence MKLRYKYPQRTVKIFISVALLMLLSGLMFIIIQTKLFETKVVFKAKFADANGLSSTSPVNFKGFKIGNIRNFELSKDNYVIAEFEVFAEYADKIVVNSALYKGVNPVTNTSLIEFLQGDETSIPLSPGSLIPAIDVPEGRMLLAENKVTKSGDLITSLLLNLQEFTDALNSDNNPDKGAIFRAIVNLADASEDLKVIAGEMNSFTAALKKDGNTGDGAIFRAINNVADLTQEVKEISDVLKSSVYKIDTLLAQYQNPDGLAQRMIDPTGEQIFKPVSQSLNEVNKLLPEVEHFLKFMNSQTADITYMLEDLKTVLKQVQVTFETVNNSPLINQPGEDYIRNFNSSHIRSKSLPK
- a CDS encoding response regulator, yielding MSGNFQAAGIIGKLLKNLRSTPADFPDHYCDFICEEFGYSSAILFSLKFDTFILSGKSRNATKKFAHANSYNCTSCKSAKNFGEQTDYTPDHVCEIKISEGNSSDITLQIAAPDHQRYLLKLSQKSPYQKAEKEKLDSIKLLSEEVLYYFTVSGNDHDEDLNRVISNLSSEIRTPVNSIIGFLSLLGEEKLTPSQNEYIINIKESAQKLSYLLNEIVDISKIESGLLLNNTSTFQIDSLLEELKQPLADKSDSRDISLEITTENLSINSGKADAQKLKSVLQTFINLFKTLTIKGKILISISSEGRNRLNFRILNTGDIVPVHSTVNFTRPLFFLENNITKTGPVSALSIILAKKLIDLLGGQLDIGTTSSKGLVLQFSVLMEPAGSSLEEKLSALPKPVGKSKVLVIEDDYATSKLLSNYLNKWGYDPTIVNSGEKALQMIKHEKFLAVIMDIVLPDVNGLELLKKIRESENTKNVPVIVCSVEAEQQKAFLMGAVEYFVKPIKYKDLVEVLTSYKLKRDSNILCVDDDLPTLNLIKGAIESVGYNAIAEPYSAKVMDRIKNMHLDLAIVDLDMPEVNGFELIKLIKSNPRFANLPIVIYTGKENFAEDLKKIDGLFADLLSKRSTKIEDLADTINNMINRYDEPTPPEALAAQPATEPKILLVEDYKHSQIIVTRLLKKNNFNSISVVENGAEALELAKTQIFDLILMDMQMPVMNGFEATERIRQLPEYKDTPIIALTAFAMKGDREKCLEAGASDYIAKPIDSQEFIEKVKHYTKQIPA
- the maf gene encoding septum formation protein Maf, with the protein product MPPLSHKFYLASNSPRRLELLQLISIHPIVISPDFDEIFSGDVPPSELAIRLASGKLNSVKEKVPEGLVLSADTLVIFENQILGKPANHNEAEEMLRLLSGNWHSVITGFSLLNKGNGRIINRASHTRVHFRHLAEYEIAEYIESGSPFDKAGGYGIQDSFGAIFVDEIAGDFYNVVGLPLAEVYKAIKEITVD
- a CDS encoding flippase-like domain-containing protein — translated: MIEKTKKRILISLVLAGIIYLGFTIYGDFDRLTDAFSVFPWYIYPLLLLLSSINYIFRFIKWDYYLRIVGVTISKGDSFGIFMSGLIMSITPGKFGEVLKAYLVKQVDGTPISKTTPIIFVERITDFLSLILITLLGAFLFDYGRGIISAVGLFFVIVIVLISHRGWAVSVLNQLHKIRFIQKLSDPIQNAYESSYQLLRPGPLFYMTAVSLFSWIFECLGYYIILINFNLDISIIWASFAYGFATIVGAITMMPGGLGVTEGSLTFLAMGVGASREVAVAATFIIRAVTLWFAVLVGVIAVSVYQRKIGNEID
- the icd gene encoding isocitrate dehydrogenase (NADP(+)); this translates as MSYKHIKIPSQGNPITFSNGKINVPDKPIVMFIEGDGTGADIWGASKAVFDAAVQKAYGGKKEVAWMEIYAGEKSLSVYGENQWLPDETIDAIKEYKVAIKGPLTTPVGGGIRSLNVSLRQILDLYACVRPVKYYTGVPSPMKHPELLDIVIFRENTEDVYAGIEFKDGTPEANDIIDYINTKFKKNIRPNSGIGIKPMSEFGSARLVKKAIEYAITNNKKSVTLVHKGNIMKFTEGSFKEWGYKVAAQEFGDKTITEDEVFKNHNGIVPDGKIMIKDRIADSMFQQLLLRPAEYDVLATPNLNGDYLSDAAAAQVGGLGIAPGANISYEVAIFEATHGTAPKYAGLNKINPGSVILSGVMMFEFMGWNEVSRSIESAIQKTIASKTVTYDFARLMEGATEVGTREFAQAIIKNL
- a CDS encoding YtxH domain-containing protein, which produces MSKESNLSKGLLIGFLTGAVVGGAVALLYAPKSGKELRNDLSGKADDLLDEAEKMFNEGKTRSEKLVTDAKVKADELLVEAKKVLDDARVKASEVYAQGKEKISAESGRIKDAVKAGVDNYKENRNS
- a CDS encoding DUF948 domain-containing protein encodes the protein MESFISLAQILLLLSASALCIALIVYMGRITRKIEEMQADIKKISEQVSPLVDSLQLISRSVAELTDKLNKQVSEVEWIVSEVKDKIQSVKTFTSALRTGIDDRVKSLVSTLGFVRDKMQHLFKKS
- the fusA gene encoding elongation factor G, which produces MKEYLPESMRNLCFIGHGSSGKTSLAEVCLYTAGETTRIGTIAEGNTQSDYTSNEIEKQFSISLSLLHFDWKNCKINWIDTPGYTDFIGEVKCAMKVADTAVMVLKAFEGVEVGSEITGHFVNEFKMPSAIVINKCDNEKARFDEVVAMAKERLTNGAMVVTFPANPGPAFDTVIDVISMKAYTYGAAGTKKVTVGEIPGDLKARAEEYRTLLIEKVAELNEEFMNEYFETGNLSDEDLKTGMTESILKRSLTPVFATSATTTAGVNNFLDFIEAYFPNPLQMPPVTGKLKDKDELIVVKPDPKAEPVIFVFKTLAEQHVGELSLFRVFSGEVHPGMDMVNEANGKIERLNQLSILNGRNRRDVQSLVAGDMGAVVKLKDTHTNNTLASKNLPVILDEIVFPEPIIRGAIQPKAKGDEDKIATGLHTLSEEDPSFSVKYDPEIAQTIISGQGELQLALAVKRLKERYKVEVDLIEPRIPYREAIKGKCLSAEYKHKKQSGGRGQYGHVFLKLEPLPRGTGFQFEDAIVGGVVPGRFVPAVEKGIQDSLVKGVLAGYPIVDVKCTLFDGSYHDVDSDEMSFKIASSMCFKKAFMESKPVLLEPIYDVEVTVPEEFMGDVMGDMSSRRGKILGMDADGHFQKIKSQVPLSELYKYSSALRSLTQGRGSHTRKFSHYEEVPKEVENQIVEEYKKSRAEGA